The Strix uralensis isolate ZFMK-TIS-50842 chromosome 23, bStrUra1, whole genome shotgun sequence genome has a segment encoding these proteins:
- the RER1 gene encoding protein RER1: MSEGDSIGESVHGKPSVVYRFFSRLGQIYQSWLDKSTPYTAVRWIVTLGLSFIYMIRVYLLQGWYIVTYALGIYHLNLFIAFLSPKVDPSLMEDSDDGPSLPTRQNEEFRPFIRRLPEFKFWHSATKGILVAMACTFFEAFNVPVFWPILVMYFIMLFCITMKRQIKHMIKYRYIPFTHGKRKYKGKEDVGKTFAS, from the exons ATGTCAGAAGGGGACAGTATTGGTGAGTCTGTGCATGGAAAGCCTTCTGTGGTCTATAGATTTTTCTCAAGACTTGGACAG ATCTACCAGTCCTGGTTAGACAAATCTACTCCATATACTGCAGTGCGATGGATTGTAACTTTGGGTCTGAGTTTTATCTACATGATTAGAGTTTATTTACTGCAG GGTTGGTACATTGTGACATATGCCTTGGGAATCTACCATCTAAATCTCTTCATAGCTTTCCTGTCGCCAAAGGTAGACCCCTCTTTAATGGAAGATTCAG atgaTGGTCCTTCCTTACCTACAAGGCAAAATGAAGAATTTCGGCCTTTCATTAGAAGACTCCCAGAGTTTAAATTCTG gcaCTCTGCCACTAAAGGAATCCTGGTTGCTATGGCATGTACATTCTTCGAGGCTTTCAACGTTCCTGTTTTTTGGCCAATCCTTGTGATGTACTTCATTATGCTATTTTGTATCACTATGAAGAGGCAAATCAAG CACATGATAAAGTACAGATATATACCCTTCACACATGGCAAGAGGAAATACAAAGGGAAAGAAGATGTGGGAAAGACCTTTGCTAGCTAG